One Streptomyces mobaraensis NBRC 13819 = DSM 40847 DNA segment encodes these proteins:
- a CDS encoding serine hydrolase domain-containing protein encodes MNSSSATPSSPDFSASRASSKPFRRRRVIAGAALAGSLLLTAGAPAALAAADTGAAAAPAPARGPAVPPLDTQALRAAIAHLDDPQATAAQVRVEGSAGRWYGTSGVADLRTKRPVRQEDTFRIGSITKVFVATVVLQLAAEHKVDLDAPVQRYLPGVLPAGFPPITITQLLNHTSGLPAESGPDVPDLSTPEKVLQHRYDRWTPRRLVSLVSHGPMRFEPGTKQEYRGINYVLAAMVVEKVTGRSYGEEIGRRILRPLHLTRTSVPGNDPTIHGPHVHGYLAMSDGTLRDATEYDQTEAWGEGEMISTTGDLDRFLSALFSGRLLPAAQLERMFTLPPENVRMTDGGPARYSAGLQTVTVNGVTFWGKTGERYGYNSAMVATRDQQRRLVYSFNPTHRDQTQMKMTLRIADAVTKGKD; translated from the coding sequence ATGAATTCCTCTTCCGCCACGCCTTCTTCGCCGGATTTCTCCGCATCGCGCGCGTCCTCGAAGCCGTTCCGCCGCCGAAGGGTCATCGCCGGGGCCGCGCTGGCCGGTTCGCTGCTCCTGACCGCGGGAGCGCCGGCCGCTCTGGCCGCGGCCGACACAGGGGCCGCCGCGGCCCCCGCCCCTGCCCGGGGGCCGGCGGTGCCGCCGCTGGACACCCAGGCCCTCCGCGCGGCCATCGCGCACCTCGACGACCCGCAGGCCACGGCCGCGCAGGTGAGAGTCGAGGGCTCGGCCGGGCGCTGGTACGGGACGTCGGGCGTGGCGGACCTCCGGACGAAGCGTCCCGTACGGCAGGAGGACACGTTCCGGATCGGCAGCATCACCAAGGTCTTCGTCGCCACGGTGGTGCTGCAACTGGCCGCGGAGCACAAGGTGGACCTCGACGCCCCGGTCCAGCGCTACCTGCCGGGTGTCCTGCCCGCCGGCTTTCCCCCGATCACGATCACCCAGTTGCTGAACCACACCAGCGGTCTGCCGGCGGAGAGCGGCCCGGACGTCCCGGACCTCTCCACCCCCGAGAAGGTCCTCCAGCACCGCTACGACCGGTGGACGCCGCGGCGGCTGGTGTCCCTGGTGAGCCATGGGCCGATGAGATTCGAGCCGGGCACCAAGCAGGAGTACCGGGGGATCAATTACGTGCTGGCCGCCATGGTGGTCGAGAAAGTGACCGGCCGCTCCTACGGGGAGGAGATAGGCAGGCGGATCCTCCGCCCCCTCCACCTCACCCGGACGTCCGTGCCCGGGAACGATCCCACGATCCACGGGCCGCACGTCCACGGCTACCTGGCGATGTCCGACGGCACGCTGCGGGACGCCACGGAGTACGACCAGACGGAAGCCTGGGGCGAGGGAGAGATGATCTCCACGACCGGGGACCTGGACCGCTTCCTCTCCGCGCTCTTCTCCGGCCGGCTGCTGCCCGCGGCCCAGCTGGAGAGGATGTTCACGCTGCCCCCTGAGAACGTGCGCATGACGGACGGCGGTCCGGCCCGCTACAGCGCAGGACTGCAGACAGTCACGGTGAACGGGGTGACGTTCTGGGGCAAGACCGGTGAGCGGTACGGCTACAACTCGGCGATGGTCGCCACCCGCGATCAGCAGCGGCGGCTCGTGTACTCCTTCAACCCCACGCACCGCGACCAGACCCAGATGAAGATGACCCTCCGCATAGCGGACGCGGTGACGAAGGGGAAGGACTAG
- a CDS encoding SDR family NAD(P)-dependent oxidoreductase — MSATDYLSELFSLDGRVAVVTGGSSGIGRAMAVALARAGASVVVVARREAELDDTVREIAAHGGRAARVSADLGTRDGVRAAAEEAARAFGEPDILVNSAGVNLRPPMAELGEDVWDATLSVNLEAPFLLGQRFGPGMAERGYGRIIHVTSQQAHRAFVQSGAYGVSKGALESLARSQAEAWSPYGVTCNTLVPGFVMTPLNERLSSDPEKVAALAARTLTGRNGIAEDFAGAVVFLASRASAYVTGQSVFVDGGFSVH, encoded by the coding sequence ATGAGTGCAACCGATTACCTTTCCGAACTGTTCTCGCTGGACGGGCGGGTCGCCGTCGTCACGGGCGGCAGCTCCGGCATCGGCCGGGCCATGGCGGTGGCCCTGGCCCGGGCCGGGGCGAGCGTCGTCGTGGTGGCCCGCAGAGAGGCCGAACTCGACGACACCGTGCGCGAGATAGCGGCACACGGGGGCCGGGCGGCGCGGGTCAGCGCCGACCTCGGCACCCGGGACGGCGTCCGCGCCGCCGCGGAGGAGGCCGCCCGTGCGTTCGGCGAGCCCGACATCCTCGTCAACAGCGCGGGCGTCAACCTGCGTCCGCCGATGGCCGAGTTGGGGGAGGACGTGTGGGACGCCACCCTGTCGGTCAACCTGGAGGCCCCCTTCCTGCTCGGACAGCGCTTCGGGCCGGGCATGGCCGAGCGCGGCTACGGGCGGATCATCCACGTCACCTCGCAGCAGGCGCACCGGGCGTTCGTGCAGAGCGGCGCCTACGGCGTCTCCAAGGGCGCCCTGGAATCCCTCGCGCGCTCCCAGGCCGAGGCGTGGTCGCCGTACGGCGTCACCTGCAACACCCTCGTTCCCGGCTTCGTCATGACCCCGCTCAACGAACGCCTCTCCTCCGACCCGGAGAAGGTCGCCGCGCTCGCCGCCCGCACCCTCACCGGGCGCAACGGGATCGCCGAGGACTTCGCGGGGGCGGTGGTCTTCCTGGCGAGCCGGGCTTCGGCGTACGTGACCGGGCAGTCGGTGTTCGTGGACGGAGGGTTCTCGGTGCACTGA
- a CDS encoding glycoside hydrolase family 65 protein yields MITHPAFLVEPWCLRETELNLGVLSQSESVFALSNGHIGWRGNLDEGEPHGLPGSYLNGVFEFRPLPYAEAGYGYPESGQTVINVTNGKVIRLLVDDEPFDLRYGRLHRHERVLDFRTGLLHRTAEWTSPSGRSVRVRSTRLVSFTQRAVAAVAFEVEPLDGDVRIVVQSELVANEEMPDLGGDPRTASRLKDPLVPEQTAAQGARLRLLHRTARSDLKIAVSADHVVDGPEKTEMSSESSENLSRLTVAARLGSGQRLRVEKFVSHGWSAVRSVSALHDQVDAALAGAVSTGWRGLLQEQRTYLDNFWARADVEVDGDAEIQQAVRFALFHVLQAGARGEARALPAKGLTGPGYDGHCFWDTETFVLPALTYTAPQAVEQALRWRHSTMPAAQERARQLGLRGAAFPWRTINGDECSAYWPAGTAAFHVNADIADAVVRYVSATDDEDFEREIGLPLLVETARLWRSLGHHDHHGDFHIDGVTGPDEYSAVCDDNLYTNLMAQQNLRAAAAAAERHPDAAGTLGVDDEETAAWRDAAHRMTLPYNKELGVHEQSAGFTGHQMWDFARTGEDQYPLMLHFPYFDLYRKQVVKQADLVLAMCLRGDAFTDEQKARNFAYYEALTVRDSSLSACGQAVMAAETGHMRLAYDYLGEAVMMDLSDLEGNTRDGIHIASLAGTWFALVMGFGGMRDHGDALAFAPRLPEQLGRLAFTLQVRGRRLRVEITGTTATYTLLEGDALDIRHCGEQLTVTPDAPESREVPKLPARPAPEQPAGRSPARRRAVAHAESEAPPGYR; encoded by the coding sequence TACCTCAACGGCGTCTTCGAGTTCCGCCCGCTGCCCTACGCCGAGGCCGGCTACGGCTATCCGGAATCCGGCCAGACGGTCATCAACGTCACCAACGGCAAGGTGATCCGGCTGCTCGTCGACGACGAGCCGTTCGACCTCCGTTACGGCCGGCTGCACCGGCACGAACGGGTCCTGGACTTCCGCACCGGCCTGCTGCACCGCACCGCCGAGTGGACGTCGCCCAGCGGCCGGAGCGTCCGCGTCCGCTCCACCCGGCTGGTCTCGTTCACCCAGCGCGCGGTGGCGGCGGTGGCGTTCGAGGTGGAACCCCTCGACGGCGACGTGCGGATCGTCGTCCAGTCGGAGCTGGTGGCCAACGAGGAGATGCCCGACCTCGGCGGTGACCCGCGGACGGCGTCCCGCCTCAAGGACCCGCTCGTCCCGGAGCAGACCGCCGCCCAGGGCGCACGGCTGCGGTTGCTGCACCGCACCGCCCGCAGCGACCTGAAGATCGCCGTCTCGGCGGACCACGTCGTGGACGGGCCCGAGAAGACCGAGATGTCGTCGGAGAGCAGCGAGAACCTCAGCCGGCTCACCGTGGCCGCGCGGCTCGGCTCGGGACAGCGGCTGCGGGTGGAGAAGTTCGTCTCCCACGGCTGGTCGGCCGTCCGCTCCGTCTCCGCCCTGCACGACCAGGTGGACGCCGCGCTCGCCGGCGCCGTCAGCACCGGCTGGCGCGGGCTGCTCCAGGAGCAGCGCACCTACCTCGACAACTTCTGGGCCCGCGCCGACGTGGAGGTGGACGGGGACGCCGAGATCCAGCAGGCCGTCCGGTTCGCCCTCTTCCACGTCCTCCAGGCCGGCGCCCGCGGCGAGGCCCGCGCCCTGCCCGCCAAGGGCCTCACCGGACCCGGCTACGACGGCCACTGCTTCTGGGACACCGAGACCTTCGTCCTCCCGGCGCTCACCTACACCGCCCCGCAGGCCGTCGAACAGGCGCTGCGCTGGCGCCACAGCACCATGCCCGCCGCGCAGGAACGCGCCCGCCAACTGGGGCTGCGCGGTGCCGCGTTCCCCTGGCGGACCATCAACGGCGACGAGTGCTCGGCCTACTGGCCGGCCGGCACGGCCGCGTTCCACGTCAACGCCGACATCGCGGACGCGGTGGTGCGGTACGTCTCCGCCACCGACGACGAGGACTTCGAGCGGGAGATCGGACTGCCGCTGCTCGTCGAGACCGCGCGGCTCTGGCGCTCGCTGGGCCACCACGACCACCATGGCGACTTCCACATCGACGGGGTGACCGGCCCCGACGAGTACAGCGCCGTCTGCGACGACAACCTGTACACGAACCTGATGGCGCAGCAGAACCTGCGGGCAGCCGCCGCGGCGGCAGAACGCCATCCGGACGCGGCCGGGACCCTCGGCGTCGACGACGAGGAGACCGCCGCCTGGCGCGACGCGGCCCACCGGATGACCCTGCCGTACAACAAGGAACTGGGCGTCCACGAGCAGTCGGCGGGGTTCACCGGCCACCAGATGTGGGACTTCGCGCGGACGGGCGAGGACCAGTACCCGCTGATGCTGCACTTCCCGTATTTCGACCTCTACCGCAAGCAGGTCGTCAAGCAGGCGGACCTCGTCCTCGCCATGTGCCTGCGCGGCGACGCCTTCACCGACGAGCAGAAGGCGCGCAACTTCGCCTACTACGAGGCGCTGACGGTCCGCGACTCCTCGCTGTCCGCCTGCGGGCAGGCGGTGATGGCCGCCGAGACGGGCCATATGCGGCTCGCCTACGACTACCTGGGCGAGGCGGTCATGATGGACCTCTCCGACCTGGAGGGGAACACCCGCGACGGAATACACATCGCCTCCCTCGCGGGCACCTGGTTCGCCCTGGTCATGGGGTTCGGCGGGATGCGCGACCACGGTGACGCGCTCGCCTTCGCGCCCCGGCTGCCCGAGCAGCTGGGCCGGCTCGCCTTCACGCTCCAGGTCAGGGGACGCAGGCTGCGGGTGGAGATCACGGGCACCACGGCCACGTACACCCTCCTCGAGGGCGACGCCCTGGACATCCGGCACTGCGGGGAGCAGCTGACGGTCACCCCCGACGCGCCGGAGTCCCGCGAGGTGCCGAAGCTGCCCGCCCGGCCCGCGCCGGAACAGCCCGCGGGCCGCAGTCCGGCGCGGCGCCGGGCGGTCGCCCACGCCGAGTCGGAGGCGCCGCCCGGGTACCGGTGA